The following coding sequences lie in one Lysobacter capsici genomic window:
- a CDS encoding VOC family protein → MAVHELFSYLCVADAQAAVAFYCKVFDASEKFRLVEPGGRIGHVELDLGGTTLMLCEEFPEVDIRRPEPARGHSHTLHLHVDDADDVVARAVAAGAQLAMAPRDHFYGERSGTVIDPFGHRWNIGHSIEKIEPDEMQRRYDQDPDC, encoded by the coding sequence ATGGCCGTCCACGAACTGTTCTCCTACCTGTGCGTCGCCGACGCTCAGGCCGCGGTCGCGTTCTACTGCAAGGTCTTCGACGCCAGCGAAAAATTCCGCCTGGTCGAGCCCGGCGGCCGCATCGGCCACGTCGAACTCGACCTGGGCGGCACCACCTTGATGCTGTGCGAGGAATTTCCCGAGGTCGACATCCGCCGCCCCGAACCCGCGCGCGGCCACAGCCACACCCTGCACCTGCATGTCGACGACGCCGACGACGTGGTCGCGCGCGCGGTCGCCGCCGGCGCGCAGCTGGCGATGGCGCCGCGCGATCATTTCTACGGCGAACGCTCGGGCACGGTGATCGACCCGTTCGGCCATCGCTGGAACATCGGCCACAGCATCGAAAAAATCGAGCCCGACGAAATGCAGCGCCGCTACGATCAAGACCCCGACTGCTGA